From a region of the Mycolicibacterium sp. MU0050 genome:
- a CDS encoding mandelate racemase/muconate lactonizing enzyme family protein: MKITAVEAIPFAIPYTKPLKFASGEVHTAEHVLVRVHTDDGIVGIAEAPPRPFTYGETQAGIVAVISGVFTPQLVGLRLTEREVVHARLARTVGNPTAKAAIDMAIWDALGRTLGLPVSDLLGGFTDRMRVSHMLGFDEPAAMVAEAEKMLEQYGISTFKVKVGRRPVQLDTAVVRALRERFGDTIELYVDGNRGWTAAESLQAMKQMADLELLFAEELNPADDVLGRRWLVDKLDVPFIADESVPTPADVTREVLGGSATAISIKTARTGFTGSTRVHHLAEGLGLEVVMGNQIDGQLGTACAVTFGAAHALTSRRAGELSNFLDMSDDLLAEPLRISDGVLRVPFGVGLGVDLDPDKLTRYRTDN, from the coding sequence ATGAAAATCACTGCGGTCGAGGCGATTCCGTTCGCCATTCCCTACACCAAACCACTGAAGTTCGCCTCCGGCGAGGTGCACACCGCCGAACACGTCCTGGTCCGGGTGCACACCGACGACGGCATTGTCGGCATCGCCGAGGCGCCGCCGCGGCCGTTCACCTACGGCGAGACCCAGGCCGGCATCGTGGCCGTCATCTCCGGCGTGTTCACCCCGCAACTGGTGGGGCTGCGGCTGACCGAGCGCGAGGTCGTGCACGCGCGGCTGGCGCGCACCGTCGGCAACCCCACCGCCAAGGCCGCCATCGACATGGCGATCTGGGACGCGCTGGGCCGCACCCTGGGCCTGCCGGTCTCCGACCTGCTGGGCGGCTTCACCGACCGGATGCGGGTCAGCCACATGCTCGGCTTCGACGAGCCCGCGGCCATGGTGGCCGAGGCGGAGAAAATGCTTGAGCAGTACGGGATCTCGACGTTCAAGGTCAAGGTCGGTCGCCGGCCGGTGCAGCTGGACACCGCCGTCGTGCGCGCGCTGCGCGAGCGGTTCGGCGACACCATCGAACTCTACGTCGACGGCAACCGCGGCTGGACGGCCGCCGAGTCGCTGCAGGCGATGAAGCAGATGGCCGACCTGGAACTGCTGTTCGCCGAGGAACTCAACCCGGCCGACGACGTGCTGGGCCGGCGCTGGCTGGTCGACAAGCTCGACGTCCCCTTCATCGCCGACGAATCGGTGCCCACCCCGGCCGACGTCACCCGCGAGGTGCTCGGCGGTTCGGCGACCGCGATCAGCATCAAGACCGCGCGCACCGGGTTCACCGGCTCGACACGGGTGCATCACCTCGCCGAGGGCCTCGGCCTGGAGGTGGTGATGGGCAACCAGATCGACGGCCAGCTCGGCACCGCCTGCGCCGTCACCTTCGGCGCCGCCCACGCGCTGACCTCCCGGCGCGCCGGCGAGCTGTCGAACTTCCTGGACATGTCCGATGACCTGCTCGCCGAGCCGCTGCGGATCAGCGACGGCGTGCTGCGCGTGCCCTTCGGCGTCGGACTCGGCGTCGACCTGGACCCCGACAAGCTCACCCGGTATCGCACCGACAACTGA
- a CDS encoding LysR substrate-binding domain-containing protein encodes MELRHLRYFAAVAETCHFGQAAERLHVAQPALSYAIRQLEAELDVTLFNRTTRQVSLTPAGEFLRGEADRILAGVEDAERGVRRIAAGRSGLLRLGLTGTAAFSHLPRIARVVKRELPDAAVEIQADLLTPAQCDALRTDAMDLGVLRPPAVGEDIEMRTIDVESLVLAVSVDHRLAVEPVVSMADLRNEPFVAYASRESAVNDAVLRSCRAAGFVPRREHAVSGTAVLLALVAAGLGVAVVPQSVRALPLDGVVFRDLVDGGTIELALAWRRGTENPLVHSVVDVLTAALAPSALAKEM; translated from the coding sequence ATGGAGCTGAGGCACCTTCGCTACTTCGCCGCCGTGGCCGAGACCTGCCATTTCGGCCAGGCCGCCGAGCGGCTGCACGTCGCGCAGCCGGCGCTGTCGTATGCGATCCGGCAACTCGAGGCCGAGCTGGACGTCACCCTGTTCAACCGGACCACCCGGCAGGTGTCGCTGACCCCGGCCGGGGAGTTCCTGCGCGGTGAGGCGGACCGCATCCTGGCCGGCGTCGAGGACGCCGAGCGCGGCGTGCGGCGCATCGCGGCCGGCCGCAGCGGCCTGCTGAGGCTCGGCCTGACCGGCACCGCGGCCTTCTCACACCTGCCGCGCATTGCACGGGTCGTCAAACGCGAACTTCCCGACGCCGCCGTCGAAATCCAGGCCGACTTGCTGACGCCGGCGCAGTGCGACGCGCTGCGCACCGACGCCATGGATCTCGGCGTGCTCCGGCCGCCGGCGGTCGGTGAGGACATCGAGATGCGCACCATCGACGTCGAGTCGCTGGTGCTGGCCGTCTCGGTCGACCACCGCCTGGCCGTGGAGCCGGTGGTGTCGATGGCGGACCTGCGCAACGAGCCGTTCGTGGCCTACGCCAGCCGCGAATCCGCGGTCAACGACGCGGTGCTGCGCAGCTGCCGGGCGGCCGGGTTCGTGCCACGCCGCGAACACGCGGTATCCGGCACCGCGGTCCTGCTGGCCCTGGTGGCCGCGGGCCTGGGGGTGGCGGTGGTGCCGCAATCGGTGCGCGCGCTGCCGCTCGACGGTGTCGTGTTCCGCGATCTGGTCGACGGCGGCACCATCGAGCTGGCCCTGGCCTGGCGCCGCGGGACCGAGAACCCGCTGGTGCACTCGGTGGTCGACGTGCTGACCGCTGCCCTGGCTCCCTCTGCCCTCGCGAAGGAGATGTGA
- the benA gene encoding benzoate 1,2-dioxygenase large subunit gives MTTSLPRTSAPTRPTDRTHLDEVLADAVIEDRAAGVYRANRRIFTDEEIFELEMRHIFEGNWVYLAHESQVPNPGDYFTTYIGRQPVVISRDRNGALHCLINACSHRGAMLCRRKTDNRPTFTCPFHGWTFRNDGALLKVKDPDGAGYPDSFNKDGSHDLTRVKMDSYRGFLFGSINDDVLPLEQHLGDTTKVIDMLVDQSPDGLEVVPGASTYTYDANWKVQAENGADGYHVSAVHWNYAATTSRRGTGESTNVTKTLDAGGWGKSGGGYWSFPHGHLCLWTYAANPQDRPLWDRLDELKATYGQAKGEFMVKGSRNLCLYPNVYLMDQFSTQIRHFRPISPDKTEVTIYCIAPKGESPAARANRIRQYEDFFNASGMATPDDLEEFRSTQLTFRATKARWNDMSRGANHWLNGPNDLATDLGMHGVISSGVKNEDEGLYPVQHGYWLDTMRAALAAETHTD, from the coding sequence ATGACGACTTCTCTGCCGCGGACATCCGCGCCCACCCGCCCCACCGACCGCACCCACCTCGACGAGGTCCTCGCCGACGCGGTGATTGAGGACCGCGCGGCCGGCGTGTACCGGGCGAACCGTCGGATCTTCACCGACGAGGAGATCTTCGAGCTGGAGATGCGCCACATCTTCGAGGGCAACTGGGTGTATCTGGCCCACGAATCGCAGGTGCCGAACCCGGGCGACTACTTCACCACCTACATCGGGCGCCAACCGGTGGTGATCAGCCGCGACCGCAACGGCGCATTGCACTGCCTGATCAACGCGTGCTCGCACCGCGGTGCCATGCTGTGCCGGCGCAAGACCGACAACCGCCCCACCTTCACCTGCCCGTTCCACGGCTGGACGTTCCGCAACGACGGCGCGCTGCTGAAGGTCAAGGACCCCGACGGCGCCGGCTACCCGGACTCTTTCAACAAGGACGGCTCCCACGACCTGACCCGGGTCAAGATGGACAGCTACCGCGGCTTCCTGTTCGGCAGCATCAACGACGACGTCCTGCCCCTCGAGCAGCACCTGGGTGACACCACCAAGGTGATCGACATGTTGGTCGACCAATCCCCCGACGGCCTGGAGGTGGTGCCCGGCGCCTCGACCTACACCTACGACGCCAACTGGAAGGTGCAGGCGGAGAACGGCGCCGACGGCTATCACGTCTCGGCCGTGCACTGGAACTATGCGGCCACCACCAGTCGGCGCGGCACCGGGGAGTCCACCAACGTCACCAAGACCCTCGATGCCGGCGGCTGGGGCAAGTCCGGAGGCGGCTATTGGTCCTTCCCGCACGGGCACCTGTGCCTGTGGACCTACGCCGCCAACCCGCAGGATCGCCCGCTGTGGGACCGCCTCGACGAACTCAAGGCCACCTACGGCCAGGCCAAGGGCGAGTTCATGGTCAAGGGTTCGCGCAACCTGTGCCTGTATCCCAACGTGTACCTGATGGATCAGTTCTCCACGCAGATCCGGCATTTCCGGCCGATCTCGCCGGACAAGACCGAGGTCACCATCTACTGCATCGCGCCCAAGGGGGAAAGCCCGGCCGCCCGGGCCAACCGGATCCGCCAATACGAGGACTTCTTCAACGCCTCGGGCATGGCGACCCCCGACGACCTCGAGGAGTTCCGGTCCACGCAGTTGACCTTCCGGGCCACCAAGGCCCGCTGGAACGACATGAGCCGCGGCGCCAACCACTGGCTCAACGGCCCCAACGACCTGGCCACCGATCTCGGCATGCACGGCGTCATCTCCTCGGGCGTCAAGAACGAGGACGAGGGCCTCTACCCGGTACAACACGGCTATTGGCTCGACACCATGCGCGCCGCCCTGGCCGCCGAGACCCACACCGACTGA
- the benB gene encoding benzoate 1,2-dioxygenase small subunit codes for MTATTPPATTPPATAGATITQNAIEQFLYREARYLDDREFEKWLDCYADDVEFWMPSWRDDEMLSADPNTEVSLMYYPNKGGLTDRVFRIRTERSSATSLPEARTSHNISNVEVIERRGDLVDIRFNWHTMYFRYNTVDPYYGTSFYTIDFAGEQPLIRRKTVVLKNDYIHHVLDIYHI; via the coding sequence ATGACCGCCACCACGCCGCCCGCAACAACGCCGCCCGCCACCGCCGGTGCCACGATCACCCAGAACGCCATCGAACAGTTCCTCTACCGCGAAGCCCGCTACCTCGATGACCGCGAATTCGAGAAATGGCTGGACTGCTACGCCGACGACGTCGAATTCTGGATGCCGTCGTGGCGCGACGACGAGATGCTCTCGGCGGACCCCAACACCGAGGTCTCGCTGATGTACTACCCCAACAAGGGCGGCCTGACCGACCGGGTGTTCCGCATCCGCACCGAACGCTCCAGTGCCACCTCACTTCCCGAGGCCCGCACCAGCCACAACATCAGCAATGTCGAGGTCATCGAACGCCGCGGCGACCTGGTGGACATCCGCTTCAACTGGCACACCATGTATTTCCGCTACAACACCGTCGACCCCTACTACGGCACCTCGTTCTACACCATCGACTTCGCCGGCGAACAGCCACTGATCCGCCGCAAGACCGTCGTCCTCAAGAACGACTACATCCACCACGTACTCGACATTTACCACATCTGA
- the benC gene encoding benzoate 1,2-dioxygenase electron transfer component BenC, whose translation MTAVQAPPVPETHSVALTFEDGVTRFITGRDDQTVAEASYRAKINIPLDCRDGACGTCKALCESGRYDAGTYIEDALSPDEAEAGYVLPCVMKPKSDLVLRIASTSEVAKTAAATYVSTITALTRLSSTTVAFSVEIPNRDELVFLPGQYVNIKVPGTDETRSYSFSSAPDEKTLSFLVKLTPGGAMSTYLEHRAAVGDQLTFTGPNGSFFLREGEGPALLLAGGTGLAPILSILRTLRAGSPRPLHLIYGVSTDEDAVELDTIAQLATELGDFSWDYCVSDENSTATHKGYVTALMTREHLHDGDASIYLCGPPPMVESVRQHVEATGVRPTGFYYEKFALAHGGAGESRSPAAESAPPAPAATVREALRPVGEDGVARAIVGQTVMAPKSLSPLPVPPAPADPGDAIRRLCGQLLVPAVRGDTRALDEDDAALPALDGRAVAGQPLFGAFTPAAAPPAEPEPETGPTVAEDGYQIGEEHPEVHESDALFEARRALELGALELTVGRLSSRQLTGYRLLAEATLPYVQGERFTDAAQYTETNAAFHDYLFTMTGNDHLLQAYQALGVKGRMTEVLRNATWCHPLCAQDHVDIVAAFEAGDRETARELIIAHAERSKQTMRRAMSDLEKTRAAKRPKFITPGRFAGKVVVVTGAAQGIGEQTARRVNAEGGTLVLVDRSELVKEVAEDLDAPSGDGPRAVAVTADLEQYPGAESVVAQALSEFGRIDVLINNVGGAINFKPFTEFTDDEIRAEITRSLLTTLYASRAALPVMVERGHGVIVNVSSAATRGIHRIPYSAAKGAINALTASLALEYAEAGIRVVATAPGGTEAPPRRISRGTPEPRNATEQAWFQAHIDQTLDSALLKRYGTLDEQAAAICFLASDEASYITGTVLPVAGGDLG comes from the coding sequence GTGACCGCTGTGCAGGCACCTCCGGTGCCCGAAACCCATTCCGTCGCCCTGACCTTCGAGGACGGCGTCACCCGGTTCATCACCGGCCGGGACGACCAGACCGTCGCCGAGGCGTCCTACCGGGCGAAGATCAACATCCCCCTGGACTGCCGCGACGGCGCCTGCGGCACGTGCAAGGCGCTCTGTGAATCCGGCCGTTACGACGCGGGCACCTACATCGAGGACGCCCTGTCGCCAGACGAGGCCGAGGCCGGCTACGTGTTGCCGTGCGTAATGAAGCCGAAGTCGGATCTGGTGCTCAGGATCGCCAGCACCTCCGAGGTGGCCAAGACCGCCGCGGCCACCTACGTCAGCACCATCACCGCGCTGACCCGGTTGTCGTCGACCACCGTGGCCTTCAGCGTCGAGATTCCCAACCGCGACGAATTGGTTTTCCTCCCAGGCCAATACGTCAACATCAAGGTTCCGGGCACCGACGAGACCCGGTCCTACTCCTTCAGCAGCGCCCCCGACGAGAAGACGCTGAGCTTCCTGGTCAAACTCACGCCCGGCGGCGCCATGTCGACCTATCTGGAGCACCGCGCCGCCGTCGGCGATCAACTGACCTTCACCGGTCCCAACGGCAGCTTCTTCCTCCGCGAGGGCGAGGGACCCGCGCTGCTGTTGGCCGGGGGCACCGGACTGGCCCCCATCCTGTCGATCCTGCGGACACTGCGCGCCGGCAGCCCCCGCCCCCTGCACCTCATCTACGGCGTCAGCACCGACGAAGACGCCGTGGAACTCGACACCATCGCCCAACTCGCCACCGAACTGGGCGATTTCAGCTGGGACTACTGCGTCTCCGACGAGAACAGCACCGCGACCCACAAGGGCTACGTCACCGCCCTGATGACCCGCGAACATCTGCACGACGGCGACGCCTCGATCTACCTGTGCGGCCCGCCCCCGATGGTCGAATCGGTCCGCCAGCACGTCGAGGCCACCGGCGTCCGGCCCACCGGCTTCTACTACGAGAAGTTCGCGCTGGCGCACGGCGGCGCCGGCGAATCCCGCTCCCCCGCCGCGGAATCCGCCCCGCCGGCGCCGGCCGCGACCGTGCGCGAAGCGCTGCGGCCGGTCGGCGAGGACGGCGTCGCCCGCGCGATCGTCGGGCAGACGGTCATGGCGCCGAAATCCCTGAGCCCGCTGCCGGTCCCGCCCGCGCCCGCCGACCCGGGCGACGCGATCCGGCGCCTCTGCGGTCAGTTGCTGGTTCCCGCGGTCCGCGGCGACACCCGCGCCCTCGACGAAGACGACGCCGCCCTGCCCGCCCTCGACGGGCGCGCGGTGGCCGGCCAACCGCTGTTCGGCGCGTTCACACCCGCCGCCGCGCCCCCGGCCGAGCCCGAGCCCGAGACTGGCCCCACCGTCGCCGAGGACGGCTACCAGATCGGCGAGGAGCACCCCGAGGTGCACGAATCCGACGCGCTGTTCGAGGCGCGCCGCGCGCTCGAACTCGGCGCGTTGGAGCTGACCGTGGGCCGGCTGTCCAGCCGGCAACTGACCGGCTACCGGCTGCTGGCGGAGGCGACCCTGCCCTACGTGCAGGGCGAGCGCTTCACCGACGCCGCGCAATACACCGAGACCAACGCGGCCTTCCACGACTACCTGTTCACCATGACCGGCAACGACCACCTGCTGCAGGCTTATCAGGCCCTCGGGGTCAAGGGCCGGATGACCGAGGTACTGCGCAACGCCACCTGGTGTCATCCGCTGTGCGCGCAGGACCATGTGGACATCGTCGCCGCCTTCGAGGCCGGCGATCGCGAGACGGCCCGCGAGCTGATCATCGCCCATGCCGAACGTTCCAAGCAGACGATGAGAAGAGCAATGAGCGACCTCGAAAAGACCCGCGCCGCAAAGCGACCGAAGTTCATCACGCCGGGCCGGTTCGCCGGCAAGGTGGTGGTGGTCACCGGCGCCGCCCAGGGCATCGGCGAGCAGACCGCCCGCCGGGTCAACGCCGAGGGCGGCACCCTGGTGTTGGTCGACCGCAGCGAGCTGGTCAAGGAGGTCGCCGAGGACCTCGACGCGCCGTCGGGCGACGGTCCGCGCGCCGTGGCCGTCACCGCCGACCTCGAGCAGTACCCCGGAGCCGAATCCGTGGTGGCGCAGGCGCTCTCGGAGTTCGGCCGCATCGACGTGCTGATCAACAACGTGGGCGGCGCGATCAACTTCAAGCCATTCACCGAATTCACCGACGACGAGATCCGCGCGGAGATCACCCGATCCCTGCTGACCACCCTGTACGCCAGCCGCGCCGCCCTGCCGGTGATGGTCGAGCGGGGACACGGCGTGATCGTCAACGTCTCCTCGGCGGCCACCCGCGGTATCCACCGCATCCCCTACTCGGCGGCCAAGGGTGCCATCAACGCGCTGACCGCCTCGCTGGCACTGGAATACGCCGAGGCCGGCATCCGGGTGGTGGCCACCGCCCCCGGCGGCACCGAGGCCCCGCCGCGGCGCATCTCCCGCGGCACCCCGGAGCCCCGCAACGCCACCGAACAGGCCTGGTTCCAGGCCCACATCGACCAGACGCTGGACTCGGCGCTGCTCAAGCGGTACGGCACCCTCGACGAACAGGCGGCCGCCATCTGCTTCCTGGCCTCCGACGAGGCCTCCTACATCACCGGCACCGTGCTGCCGGTCGCCGGTGGCGACCTCGGGTGA
- a CDS encoding helix-turn-helix transcriptional regulator produces MPDPLRCVGRDREATALDDLVGAAAHGARIVTLCGPPGIGKTALLRRLAAQHTCRWATGMAWETDLPGGVLAQLLQDEIPTDPVEAAAHLLDHLRAGDIRVLLIDDAQHADTESLQAISTLVRHQSDQPVLVVLATVSADRLPADLGADEIRLTGLTVAAVGELMRMRGISVHPAMAETLSRHTDGNPRDVLALLDEVPPAVWSRPDAVLPAPGHVVDEVATALQSCGSDGRALTEALAILGAGAPLAEAAQLAGLADPLPAIDDATAAGLLRLPGQFEPRLRSGLAEAAVVQLMGVRAAAEAHRRAAEIVSDPAARLRHRVAATPMPDAALADEVATLARERGTDGAWAEAAALFRDASRLTPEPMVRDARLTLAVDALVAAGDCGAAAALVPAVESMRETPLRNAVLGYLAILRGRATEAEARLQRAWTIVNAERDPAIAALIAQRYVLHTLIRGRGDELVGWADTALRLAQPDSPEALEAAAVRGLGMLAAGHPRSAAIAYEELADRVRHGAQAQRVTMGRGWVQLLGDDLDGARSQLETAVATAALGGSRRITLWALGWLARVHFDTGEWDSALAAVESGRTLAASSGIVVVTPLLEWTATQIHAMRGDWSAAAQAVRAADVVTQDYEMMQIPLVLARAQIAEAEADYARVCRTLQPLARMAPGTSLDEPGYWAWPDVLAHALVLEGRLDDAEAFLGPHEQRARDRNHRSATARLGYARGRLLGARGDLPAARAAFEESLALLDGLPRRYDRARVNFVYGQTLRRAGKRREADAVIGAARDIYDSLGARTYVARCERELKAGGLNQLRGARHSVQLTPQEEAVTALVAQGKSNREVAAELYVSPKTVQYHLTRVYAKLGIRSRTELAARGPWGADA; encoded by the coding sequence GTGCCCGACCCCCTCCGCTGCGTCGGCCGTGACCGCGAGGCGACCGCGCTCGACGACCTCGTCGGCGCCGCGGCACACGGCGCGCGCATCGTCACCCTGTGCGGCCCACCCGGTATCGGCAAGACGGCGCTGCTGCGCCGGCTGGCCGCCCAGCACACCTGCCGGTGGGCGACGGGGATGGCCTGGGAGACCGACCTGCCCGGCGGGGTGTTGGCGCAGCTGCTCCAGGACGAGATTCCCACCGACCCCGTCGAAGCGGCCGCGCACCTTCTCGACCACCTGCGGGCCGGCGACATCCGGGTGCTGCTGATCGACGACGCGCAGCACGCCGACACCGAATCCCTACAGGCGATCTCGACCCTGGTGCGGCACCAGAGTGACCAGCCGGTGCTCGTCGTGCTGGCCACGGTGTCGGCCGACCGGCTGCCGGCCGACCTGGGTGCCGACGAGATCCGGTTGACCGGCCTGACCGTGGCGGCGGTCGGCGAGCTGATGCGGATGCGCGGCATCAGCGTGCATCCCGCGATGGCCGAGACGTTGAGCCGGCACACCGACGGCAATCCCCGCGACGTGCTGGCCCTGCTCGACGAGGTGCCCCCCGCGGTGTGGTCCCGGCCCGATGCCGTGCTGCCGGCCCCCGGCCACGTCGTCGACGAGGTGGCAACGGCCCTGCAGTCCTGCGGATCCGACGGCCGGGCCCTGACCGAGGCGCTGGCGATCCTCGGTGCCGGCGCCCCGCTGGCCGAGGCCGCGCAGCTGGCCGGGCTCGCCGACCCCTTGCCGGCCATCGACGACGCGACGGCGGCGGGACTGCTGAGGTTGCCGGGGCAGTTCGAGCCGCGGCTGCGCTCCGGGCTGGCCGAGGCCGCCGTCGTGCAGCTGATGGGCGTGCGCGCGGCCGCCGAGGCGCACCGGCGCGCGGCCGAGATCGTCTCGGACCCTGCCGCCCGGCTGCGCCACCGGGTGGCCGCCACCCCCATGCCCGACGCCGCGCTGGCCGACGAGGTTGCCACCCTGGCCCGCGAACGCGGCACCGACGGCGCCTGGGCCGAGGCCGCCGCCCTGTTCCGCGACGCGTCCCGGTTGACACCGGAGCCGATGGTGCGCGACGCCCGGCTGACCCTGGCCGTCGATGCCCTGGTCGCCGCCGGAGACTGCGGGGCCGCCGCCGCGCTGGTGCCCGCGGTGGAGAGCATGCGGGAGACCCCCTTGCGCAACGCGGTTTTGGGCTATCTGGCGATTCTGCGCGGCCGGGCCACCGAGGCCGAGGCGCGGTTGCAGCGCGCGTGGACGATCGTCAATGCCGAACGCGACCCGGCGATCGCCGCCCTGATCGCGCAGCGCTACGTCCTGCACACCCTGATCCGCGGGCGCGGCGACGAGCTCGTCGGCTGGGCCGACACGGCGCTGCGACTGGCCCAACCCGACTCCCCCGAGGCCCTCGAGGCCGCCGCGGTGCGCGGCCTGGGCATGTTGGCCGCCGGGCACCCGCGCAGCGCCGCGATCGCCTATGAGGAGTTGGCGGACCGGGTGCGCCACGGCGCGCAGGCCCAACGCGTCACCATGGGGCGCGGCTGGGTGCAGCTGCTCGGTGACGACCTCGACGGCGCCCGCAGCCAACTCGAGACAGCGGTCGCCACCGCGGCGCTCGGCGGGTCGCGCCGCATCACGCTGTGGGCGCTGGGCTGGCTGGCCCGGGTGCATTTCGACACCGGCGAGTGGGACAGCGCGCTGGCCGCCGTCGAGTCCGGCCGCACGCTGGCGGCCTCCAGCGGGATCGTTGTGGTGACGCCGCTGCTGGAATGGACCGCCACCCAGATCCACGCGATGCGCGGGGATTGGTCGGCCGCCGCCCAGGCGGTCCGCGCCGCCGACGTGGTCACCCAGGACTACGAGATGATGCAGATCCCACTGGTGTTGGCGCGCGCGCAGATCGCCGAGGCCGAGGCCGACTACGCCCGGGTGTGCCGAACGCTGCAGCCGCTGGCGCGGATGGCTCCGGGCACCTCGCTGGACGAACCCGGCTATTGGGCCTGGCCCGACGTCCTGGCCCACGCCCTGGTGCTCGAGGGTCGGCTCGACGACGCGGAGGCGTTCCTGGGTCCGCACGAGCAGCGGGCCCGGGACCGCAACCACCGGTCGGCGACCGCGCGGCTGGGGTACGCCCGTGGCCGGCTGCTCGGGGCCCGCGGCGACCTGCCCGCGGCGCGCGCCGCGTTCGAGGAATCGCTGGCGCTGCTCGACGGTCTGCCGCGGCGCTACGACCGCGCCCGGGTGAACTTCGTCTACGGCCAGACCCTGCGTCGCGCCGGCAAGCGCCGCGAGGCAGACGCCGTGATCGGCGCCGCCCGCGACATCTACGACTCGCTGGGCGCGCGGACCTACGTGGCCCGCTGCGAGCGGGAACTGAAGGCCGGCGGCCTCAACCAACTGCGCGGCGCACGGCACAGCGTGCAGCTCACCCCGCAGGAGGAGGCGGTCACCGCGCTGGTGGCCCAGGGGAAGTCGAACCGGGAGGTGGCCGCCGAACTGTACGTATC